Proteins from a genomic interval of Arvicola amphibius chromosome 10, mArvAmp1.2, whole genome shotgun sequence:
- the Znf853 gene encoding LOW QUALITY PROTEIN: zinc finger protein 853 (The sequence of the model RefSeq protein was modified relative to this genomic sequence to represent the inferred CDS: substituted 3 bases at 3 genomic stop codons), which translates to MLFQPVPKDPGETARMELGPTTETFVLQLQCLEDGGPGPDTLSGGSGGSENQEEEEAQEVSSSPQPPALAAPVGASNSIGAVQPGQQDLHLQQLEQQQELEQQLQHKQLQEQQPQHQLLGPQPELRRQQDGQQXLSQXKLQENLQSKHHQEPKPQLQLVQQQQQQXMTMKPQGQKQQLLLQQQERLQQQQQVQEQLMQQHEQELLQQQVEEQALLQQQPLQQPMQEQQQSQQQLLQQQQLLQQHEQLLLQQLQEQALQQQLQGQQLLQQHQQEQLQQQLLLQQQELLQQQGQLQQQQLQQQILLLQPQGHIEQLLLQQQAQLQQQLLQQQQVQIQHQLLLQQEQLQQQQLLQQQQLQPPPLEPEEEEDVELEIMPLGIRSEQELEQQQQELERLQEQRQLKLKLQEQLHQLEQHLKQQYQLEQLQQLEQQEVHLELAPVEVSAQHQELQLQLTAVQPELQLELVPTPGGGIASAPVSYVVAPPGYVVLQELMVLPTVATSTMVTIAGPTGSEALTPTKQRKKRRGRDRPTICGECGRGFSRSTDLVRHQATHTGERPHLCSECGKGFSQHSNLVIHQRIHTGEKPYACTYCSKCFCESSALVQHQRTHTGERPYVCGDCGKCFSVSSNLLRHRRTHSVERLHACEDCGERFRHKVQIRKHERLQHGLGRSRGLGLQRSSRQAPSGVSTRAKKASASGKP; encoded by the coding sequence GTGGCAGTGGTGGGAGCGAGaaccaggaggaggaagaggctcaGGAGGTGAGCAGCAGCCCGCAGCCGCCAGCACTCGCAGCCCCAGTAGGGGCCAGTAACAGCATTGGGGCAGTGCAGCCGGGACAACAGGACTTGCATCTGCAGCAGTTAGAGCAGCAGCAAGAGCTGGAACAGCAGCTGCAGCACAAGCAGTTACAAGAGCAGCAACCCCAGCATCAACTGTTAGGACCTCAACCAGAATTGCGGCGGCAGCAAGATGGGCAGCAGTAGCTGTCTCAGTAAAAGCTACAGGAAAACCTCCAGTCCAAGCATCATCAGGAACCAAAACCACAGCTGCAGctggtgcagcagcagcagcagcagtgaatGACTATGAAGCCCCAAGGCCAAAAGCAACAGCTGTTGCTACAGCAGCAAGAacggctgcagcagcagcagcaagtacAAGAACAACTTATGCAGCAGCATGAGCAAGAGCTATTGCAGCAGCAAGTAGAAGAACAGGCTTTGCTGCAGCAGCAGCCTTTACAGCAGCCAATGCAAGAGCAACAACAGTCACAGCAGCAGCTTCTCCAACAGCAGCAACTACTGCAACAACATGAACAATTGCTGCTGCAGCAGTTGCAAGAACAAGCATTGCAACAGCAATTACAAGGGCAACAGCTGTTGCAGCAGCATCAACAGGAGCAGttacagcagcagctgctgctccaACAACAGGAACTGTTGCAACAGCAGGGACAATTGCAACAGCAACAGTTGCAGCAGCAGATACTGTTGCTGCAGCCACAGGGACATATAGAGCAGCTGTTGCTGCAGCAGCAGGCACAGTTGCAGCAACAGCtgttgcagcagcagcaggtccAGATACAGCACCAACTATTGCTGCAGCAAGAACAGTTGCAGCAGCAACAGTTGTTgcaacagcagcagctgcagcctcCTCCACTGGagccagaggaggaagaagatgtggAACTGGAGATTATGCCACTGGGCATAAGGTCAGAACAggagctggagcagcagcagcaggagttGGAGAGGCTGCAAGAACAACGACAGCTGAAGCTAAAACTGCAGGAGCAACTGCATCAGCTGGAGCAGCACCTGAAGCAGCAGTATCAGCtggagcagctgcagcagctggagCAACAGGAGGTACACTTGGAGCTGGCCCCGGTGGAAGTGAGTGCCCAGCATcaggagctgcagctgcagctgacCGCTGTGCAGCCCGAGCTGCAGCTGGAGCTGGTTCCCACTCCCGGAGGTGGCATAGCATCAGCTCCAGTCTCCTACGTGGTGGCCCCTCCAGGCTATGTGGTGCTGCAAGAGCTCATGGTACTGCCCACTGTGGCCACATCCACTATGGTGACCATCGCGGGCCCCACAGGGAGTGAGGCTCTGACGCCCACAAAACAGCGCAAGAAGAGGCGAGGCAGGGACAGGCCGACCATCTGCGGGGAGTGTGGCAGAGGTTTCAGCCGCAGCACCGACTTAGTGCGACACCAGGCCACGCACACTGGGGAGAGGCCGCATCTCTGCAGCGAGTGCGGCAAGGGCTTTTCGCAACATTCTAACCTGGTGATCCACCAGCGCATCCACACCGGCGAGAAGCCCTACGCCTGCACCTACTGCTCCAAGTGCTTCTGCGAGAGCTCGGCGCTTGTGCAGCATCAGCGCACCCATACCGGCGAGCGGCCTTACGTCTGCGGCGACTGCGGCAAGTGCTTCAGCGTCTCCTCCAACCTGCTGCGCCACCGCCGTACCCACTCGGTTGAGCGGCTCCACGCGTGCGAGGACTGCGGCGAGCGCTTCCGGCACAAGGTGCAGATCCGCAAACACGAGCGACTGCAGCACGGATTAGGCCGTTCCAGAGGTCTGGGCCTGCAGCGCTCCTCCAGGCAAGCGCCCTCAGGAGTCTCCACAAGGGCCAAAAAGGCTTCTGCATCTGGGAAGCCCTGA